The Schistocerca nitens isolate TAMUIC-IGC-003100 chromosome 2, iqSchNite1.1, whole genome shotgun sequence nucleotide sequence cattctcaatcgagagtagtcttccgaagtaagagtgatttcaggtgtgtcgtaggaccgttgctattcacaatatatataaatgacattgcggataacatcagaagttcactgagactttttttcggatgatactgtagtaaatcaagaggatgtaacaatggaaaattgtactgaaatgcaggaggatctgcaacgaattgacgcatagtgcagggaatggcaattgaatctcaacgtagacaagtgtaatgtgctgcgaatatcatttatcatttagctacaatatagcaggtcagcaactggaagcagttaattccataaattatctgggagtaggcattagaagtgatttaaaatggaatgaccatataaaattcggtaaagcagatgccagactgagattcattggaggaatcctaaggaaatgcagtcagaaaacaaaggaagtagtttacagtagacttgttcgcccactgcttgaatactgctcaccggtgtgggatccgtaccaaatagggttgatagaagagatagagaagatccgacggagggcagcgcgcttcgttacaggatcatttagtaatcgcgaaggcgttacggagatgatagataaactctagtggaagactctgcaagagagacgctcagtagctcggtacgggcgtttgttgaagtttcgagaacgtactttcaccgaggagtcaagcaatatatttctccctcctacgcatatcacgcagaccatgaggataaaatcagagagattagagcccacacaggggcataccgacaatctttctttccacgaacaatacgagactagaatagaagggagaacggacagaggtactcaaggtaccctccgtcacacaccgtcaggtggcttgcggagtatggatgtagatgtagatgtagattgtaaccCAGGTCTCCTACCTACTAGGCAGATGTGTTGACCATTATGACATTCAGACACACTGGTCACTACACCTGCACGGACTACCGTAGCGTGCCTTCCGACAGACCCGATTCTCAACTTATCCattcactactgatgtagtgcctctCGCTCATTATTTTCATTACTTGTGGCATCTCGCCgcttcctgtaagagttcgagcttggagCGCACCTGCACAGAAGGGATCATTGTCCGTCCTCACATAAAATATAAGTGtgtgactgttctttcggacatgtccgaaaggtcggacaccacatatataattttgTAACTTATTCATCTTCCCATCAGATTGCATTACTTTttgtacacatctacatctacatttatactccgtatgccacccaacggtgcgtggcagagggcattttacgtgccactgtcattacctccctttcctgttccagtcgcgtatggttcgcgggaagaacgactgccggaaagcctccgtgcgcgctcgaatgtctctaattttacattcgtgacctcaaaatggttcaaatggctctgagcactatgggacttaactgctgaggtcatcagtcccccagaacttagaactacttaaacctaagtaaccttaggatctcacacacatccatgcccgaggcaggattcgaacttgcgaccgtagcaatatattcgatacctcatccagaaacgcaccctctcgaaacctgaacaacaagctacatcgcgatgcagagcgcctctcttgcagagtctgccacttgagtttgctaatcatctccgtaacgctgtcacgcttaccaaataacccagtgacgaaacgcgccgctcttctttggatcttctctatctcctgtgtcatcccgacatggtacggatcccacactgatgagcaatagtcaagtataggtcgaacgagtgttctgtaagccacctcctttgttgatggactacattttctaaggactctcccaatgaatctcaacctggcacccgccttaccaacaattaattttatatgattattccacttcaattcgctccgcacgcatactcccggatattttacataagtaactgctaccagtgtttttccgctatcatataatcattcaataaaggatccttcactctatgtattcgcgatacattagatttgtctatcttaagggccagttgccactccctgcaccaagtgcctatccactgcagatcttcctgcatttcgctgcagttttctaatgttgcaacttctctgtatactgcagcatcatccgcgaaaggccgcatggaacttccgacactatctactaggtcatttatataaattgtgaaaagcaatggtcccataacactcccctgtgtcacgccagaggttactttaacgtttctccattgagaacaacatgctgtgttctgtttgctaaaaactcttcaatccagccacacagctggtctgatattccgtaggctcttactttgtttatcaggcgacagtgcggaactgtatcgaaggccttccggaagtcaaggaaaatggcatctatctgggagcctgtatctaatacttcctggatctcatgaacaaataaagcgagttgggtctcacacgatcgctgtttccgtatgttgttgttgtggtcttcagtcctgagactggtttgatgcagctctccatgctactctatcctgtgcaagtttcttcatctcccagtacctactgcagcctacatccttctgaatctgcttagtgtattcatctcttggtctccctctacgatttttaccctccacgctgccctccagtaccaaattggtgatcccttgatgcctcagaacatgtcccaccaaccaatcccttcttctagtcaagttgtgccacaaactcctcttctccccaattatattcaatacctcctcattagttatgtgatctacccatctaatgttcagcattcatttgtagcaccacatttcgaaagcttctattctcttcttgtccaaactatttatcgtccatgtttcacttccatacatggctacactccatacaaatactttcagaaacgacttcctgacacataactcaatactcgatgttaacaaatttctcttcttctggaacgctttccttgccattgccagtctacattttatatcctctctagttcgaccatcatcagttattttgctccctaaatagcaaaactcctttactactttgagtgtctcatttcctactgtaattccctcagcatcacccgacttaatttgactacattccattatcctcgttttgcttttgttgatgttcaggttatatcctcctttcaagacactgtccatgccgttcagctgctcttccaagtcctttgctgtctctgacagaattacaatgtcatcggcgaaccttaaagtttttatttcttctccatggattttaatacctactccgaatttttcttttgttttctttactgcttgctcagtatacagattgaataacatcgggcagaggctacaaccctgtctcactcccttcccaaccactgcttccttttcatgcccctcgactcttataacagccatctggtttctgtacaaattgtaaatagcctttcgctccctgtattgtatccctgccaccttcagaatttgaaagagagtattccagtcaacattgtcaaaagctttctctaagtctacaaatgctagaaacgtaggtttgcctttccttagtctttcttctaagattagtcgaagggtcagcattgcctcacgtgttccaacacttctacggaatccaaactgatcttccccgaggtccgcttctaccagtttttccattcgtctgtaaagaattcgtgttagtattttgcagctgtggcttgttaaactgatagttcagtaattttcacatctgtcaacacctgttttcttgggattggaattactatttgcttcttgaagtctgagggaatttccctgtctcatacattttgctcaccaaatggtagagattTGTTAGGCCTGTTTCAGTAGGCCTATTTCCGTAGGCCtatttcctacagagtagattctgggtttccagaaatgacataataagcgagcaaaaaagatgttctaaaattctacaacagatcgatggcagagatataggtctatagttttgcgcatctgctcggcgacccttctcgaaaactggaactacctgtgtatCAGATAATCGGCCACTGACCGCCAGACATTTCTGAAAGATCGTGTCAGGTGGACGCAGCTCACCTTGACGTCGTACTGCCCCCAGGTCTCGAAGTCGCCGAGCCGCACGTTGCAGGACATGTCGACGTCGCCGCCGAGCAGGACCTCTGCGGTGACGCGCGAGACGCGCCGCAGCGTGGCGGGCACGCGCAGGCGCACGCCGGAGACGCTCATGCGCGTCGTGACGGTGAAGAAGAGCAGCTTCTCGGATGTCTCCTTGCGCATGTCGGGCATGTCGACCTCGCGCCGCCCCTGGCGCTGCACCTCGGCGTGGTAGTCGAGCAGCGCGTCGAACGCGGCCGCGTAGCCGCTCGTGTCCGCCGGCTCCTCCTCGCTGCTCTCGCTGGCCGACCAGAAGCGCTTCCTCCTGCCCTGCGGGGCCCGCTCGCCTCCCACCGCATCACCGCTGACCGCTGGGTCGACAGCGGCAGCGACTGCAGGCGTGTCTTCAGCTAGTTCCTGCTGCAAACGCTCCACGCTGCTCCCCCGTTCGTTTTCGTGGGCGAGCTTGGGATTATACTCGACTGAATAAACATCTGCAGGAAGTTCATGTTGCAGTCTGTGTGGTATCTCGTTTCCCAGTACAGGGATAAATGTGAGCATAAACACCAGGGCTGCCACGATGAAGACTTGTCGGCAGGAGGAGACCCTGAAACAGGATAAATCATCCCCGTCAGTCCTTTATGTAATCTTTCTCAATGATCACCTCCGCGGATAGACGCGACCGtttctgacatctacatctacgtgattactctgctattcatattaaagtacctggcagagggttcaacgaaccaccttcaagctgtctctctaccgttccactctcgaacggcacgcgggaaaagcgagcacttagatttttctttgcgagccctgatttctcttattttatcgtgatgatcatttctctctatgtaggtgggtgcctgcaggatgttttcgcaatcggaggagaaaactggtgattgaaatctcatgagaagctccagtcgcaacgaaaaacgactttgttttaacgattaccattccaatttacgtatcatgtcagtgacactatctcccctatttcgcgataatacaaaacgagctgctcttctttgtactttttcgatgtcatacgtcagtcccacctgatgcggatcccacaccgcacaggaatactccagaatagggcggacaagcgtggtgtaagcagtctctttagtagacctgctgcaccttctaagtgttctgccaatgaattgcagtctttggtttgctctacccacaatattatctaagtgatagttccaatttaggttatttgtaacaaCCTCAGAGGGTACCGATGatacgagggatgttcaataaCTAAGGCAACACTTCTCTTTTCTCAACCACTTTCGGTAGGAAAAATACAGAACTTGTTGTGAGACATCTTTGAATATTCCcccttcagcccctgtagttccaTAAAGTTCCGAttgatggcggcgctatacgtaacatTCAAAATGGCATCTCTGACggagatgtgttccaagcagagagctgtcacggaGTTTGTTtgggcgaaaaaccagagcatcgcagatattcatagccgcCTGCAGAAGGTCTATGGAGAtaaggcagtggacaaaagcacgataaatcgttgggcgaggcgtctgtcatcatcccaaCAAGGCCGCGCAGACCTATCCGATCTACTGCGTGCCGGCCagccgcatacagctgtgactcctgcaatgttggaacgtgcggccactctcattggaggtgatcgacaCTGAactcagtcaaacacctcgctgctcagctggacggctcttttggtagtgccgacacactcgtccaccagttggcgtactcaaaggtgtgtgcccagtgGGTCCCTCGGCACCctacaaaagaccataaagagcaacgaaggatcatttgtgcggaattgcttgcgcgttacgacggTCACCGTGACAATTATTCGTAGAAAAAATCGTCATAGGCCATGCAACATACGTTCATCCCTTCTAACCGGGGACAAaagggcagccggccgcggtggtctcgcggttctaggcgcgcagtcaggaaccgtgcgactgctacgatcgcaggttcgaatcctgcctcgggcatggatgtgtgtgatgtccttaggttagttaggtttaattagttctaggcgactgatgacctcagaagttaagtcggatagcgctcagagccatttttttatttttttattttttatttttttttattttttatttatttatttatttttttttttgctacttctccatgacaatgcgaaGCCTCGCAGAAGTTCCACGTCTGACAGTCTGAcaggagctcacaaagcttcattggactgttctttctc carries:
- the LOC126236872 gene encoding uncharacterized protein LOC126236872 isoform X1, which encodes MVSSCRQVFIVAALVFMLTFIPVLGNEIPHRLQHELPADVYSVEYNPKLAHENERGSSVERLQQELAEDTPAVAAAVDPAVSGDAVGGERAPQGRRKRFWSASESSEEEPADTSGYAAAFDALLDYHAEVQRQGRREVDMPDMRKETSEKLLFFTVTTRMSVSGVRLRVPATLRRVSRVTAEVLLGGDVDMSCNVRLGDFETWGQYDVKVNGIGPNGDFETTIHDRVVHATVRFRELPEAASASSTAAAPTDAAAEAVTVAAAPRCSLEATELTLVERGRNDVPAVLSRWASQVEDVPTTLRVMKQLLNERLSQYPCGDAFVAMVRRGYAAPS
- the LOC126236872 gene encoding uncharacterized protein LOC126236872 isoform X2: MLTFIPVLGNEIPHRLQHELPADVYSVEYNPKLAHENERGSSVERLQQELAEDTPAVAAAVDPAVSGDAVGGERAPQGRRKRFWSASESSEEEPADTSGYAAAFDALLDYHAEVQRQGRREVDMPDMRKETSEKLLFFTVTTRMSVSGVRLRVPATLRRVSRVTAEVLLGGDVDMSCNVRLGDFETWGQYDVKVNGIGPNGDFETTIHDRVVHATVRFRELPEAASASSTAAAPTDAAAEAVTVAAAPRCSLEATELTLVERGRNDVPAVLSRWASQVEDVPTTLRVMKQLLNERLSQYPCGDAFVAMVRRGYAAPS